Genomic window (Candidatus Beckwithbacteria bacterium):
GCATAAATAGCTAAGGCTTTAAAAATTTGTTTTTGTTTTGGGGTTTTCAAAATAGTCTGTATAGTTTGGCTTTGCCAAAATAGTTTGAACAAATCCTGATCTTCCCACAGATCGGTCAAAAAATCGATAATCTCAAACAAAGGATGAGTCAAAACTGTTAACTGGAAATCAATAATATAGACTTTATTGCCTGGCGCTACGAGTAAATTATAATCACCAATATCCCGATGCGCTAAAGCCAGTTCATTGTGGGTTAGCAGCAAGGGTGTGCTTGCAAAAAAAATGCTAATAGCCGACCAAAGTTCACTTATTTTTTTTGGGTACTGCAGTAAAGCTTTGACAGCAAAAGCTACAAAAGTGCCAATATTGTAATTCATGCCCCGTTTTTTCAATTTACTAAAAACAGCTTTGTTTTGGACTTGTCCAAGATGGTGCAAATAAGCAAACACGTTTTCATACAAGCTAATTTTTTGCTTGGCTGATAAGTTACTTTTATTAACGGTTACACAGTCAATCTTTTCAAATAGAATTACAATTCGTGTAGGCTTAACAATAAAATGGAGTAATTTGGGAATTAAAATATTTGGATACTTTTTTTGTAAATTAAGTCTTTCTTGCCTGCTTAGCTGGTTAAATAATTGATGGAACAGCAAGTCATTTGCTATCCAGTAACGATCAAGATTTGGAATGTTGCCACTCCACATTTTAGCTATCGCTTGTCTACCTTGATTATTTTCATACCAGGCATAACGATAACTAGTTTGATGATTACAGCTTTGCGCAATAGCTTTAAAACGGTACTTACCCACTGTTTTAGGAAAATGATTTTGTTTACTTGGATTTTTAGACATAGGAGTAACTTATGAGCTCAATAATCTATTAAAAAACTCCATTTTTCTAAGTTGATAGTTTCGCACCGAAAGATGGTTGGCAGATGTTTTGAGGTTTTTATACTCAGCTAAAATTTTAGAATTGCTTTGTAATTTTTCAAAAATTTCCAATTGCATTTTGAGAAAACTTGACTGTGGGTCAATGATGGTAAATTCAAGCTCAACCTGTTTATAATCAATTTTCCATTCAACATAACTAGGTCTGGTTTTAGTGGGCAACCCAAATTTCGCTTCGATAATTGGGACTATATTGTTGAAATTTTTAGGCTCACAAGGCATAAACAAATCTACATCACCAATACCTTCTATACCTAAATTAGTTGAGCCAACAAAGTAAACAGTAGTACCGGGAAATGTACTTTCAGCCCAAGCAATGATTTCACAGGCTACTTTTCGGGCATGGCCGGAAAATGGTTTAATAGCAATTTTTCTTTTTCCAGAATAAGTAAATGAGTATAAGTAATCTTTCGGTGTCTGCCAAAACAAGGTCAGGTGAAATCTTAATGTATCTAGTAGTTTTTTTATCGTCAGTTTCATAGTTTAGGCTTTTATAATCTCAATAAGTTTTTGACTGCTTTTATCCCAACTAAACTGCCCAGCCCATTTCTGAGCTTCTTGCTCCATTCTGGTCCTCAGTTTTTTCTTAGTCAAAAGCTGGGTAATTTTCTGAGCAAAAGCACCGCTATCACCATGAGGAACTAAGTAACCGGTATGGGGATTAGAAACGGAATCCCGCAAGCCAGGGACATTGGCCGCCACTACTGGGGTACCACAAGCATTGGCTTCAATGACCGAGATACCCCACCCCTCCATTGAAGACGGATAAGCAAAAACCCAAGACTCTGTTAGGAGTTTGTATTTAGCTTCTTCACTAACTTTACCTACAAAAGAAACAGTGTCTTGCAAATGAAGTTTTTTAACCAGTTTTTTGAGCTGTTTTTTATGCTCTCCAAAACCGGCAATAGTTAGCTTTGCTTTAGGCTGTTTTTGTTTAATCTCTACCATCGCTTCAATAAGTGTATCTATTGATTTATATGCTTTTAATCGGCCCAAATACAGGATTGATGGGTAGGAAGTTTTTTTGCTATTTTTGGGACTGCAAACTGTCACCCCTGGATTGATAATGGCAATTTGATGTTTTTTGCCCAGACCAATTTTGATCATGTCTTTTTTAGAAGACTCGGACACCGTGATCATTTCCACATTACGATACACCCAAGGCATCAGTTGGCTTTCTAAAAAGGTAGCTAGCATGGCTGAAAAGGGGTTGAGGTTTTTACGAAAAACTTCTTGATGCACATGATGAACTAAGCCAACAATCGGTTCTTTGGCATACAGTGGCGTAAAAAAGGGAATGCCATTTTCACCGTCAATAATCACATCATATTTACCTTTAAACCGAAATAGGTAGTAAAAGAATGCCCAAATGTAGACAGTATAAAAACCACCCCGCCTGACAATATGGACACCGTCAATGGTTTCAAACTTAGGATTGTGGTGATCATTACCACAAAAAACTGTCACTGTGTGGCCTTTTTCCACCAACTGTTTGGCAATTTCATGGACATAAACCTCAGCTCCCCCAGCCCAAATATGCTTGGTATCACGCCAGTTAAAAATCAAAATCTTATAGCTATCAAGCTTCTTTTTTTCTGGAGCAGGAACAGATAAAAACAGCCCTAAAAAATCAGTGATATTTCCCCAAATAGTCGGCAAGGCATCAGCAAAAATATGCAGAAAAGCCATGGCTGACAAATTGGCCAATCCCACAATAGCCATTACCCAAACAATTTGACTCACACTACTATGAAACAAAACAATGCCAAAAATTTGCACCAAGGCAAACATAAAATTGACAGTTGGGAAAAGGTGCTTATTCCTAGCCTGATGGAAGGTGGCAATAATATTGGCCACCGTGAAGTAAAAGATAGCAATGCCGTAAATTGGCAAAAGTCCAACTACCGGAACTATTTTACTACCCAAGAGTAATGGTGTGGTGTATTTACCCAACAGACCAACAAATAGGTAGGCTAATAAACTTACTCCACTGGAAAGATAAAAAAGCTTATAAAAAATTGGTTTACTGGCTTTACTCTCCCCCTCAGCTTTACTCACAATCGGTAAAACAAACTGGCTAAACAGGCTGCCAATCATGTAAATCATTTTGCCCACCAAAGCTACTAGGGCATAGTGACCAGCGTCACTAGGTGAAAGATAATGTTTGGCTAAAATTACGTCAAAGCTCAAAAAAGCTACAGATGAAAATTTCAATAAAACTGAACTTGAGAAAAATTTAACTGGAAATTTGTATAAAGCCGGGCTTTGTTCAATGTGCTTCTCCTTAGTTTTTTTGGCTGCATACCACCCAACTAGAAACGAAACAGCCATAGATAAGGGAATCGCCATATAAACCCAATGCTCAAAACCAAGTTGAACTAATAACACGGTGAAGACTAATTTACTGGTAGCTTCAGCTGCAACCATAAAAGCTAAAGTTTTAAATTGTAAAATTCCAGACAAATAACCACTATCAACTGCTGCTACCGTGCCAATAAACCAAATTGGGGTAAATAGTATAAACGGGATGACACTTGAGGAATTAAAGTAATGACTGAGAAAAGGCGTAGTTAATAACCACAGAGCCGTCAAAGCTAAACCGATATAAACTACCTTGCTACGAATGTGAGCCCAGTAGCTTTTGATAGCCGTTTGATACTTACCAAAATAGTAGGCACTTTTATTGGTAATAGTCCGGGATAAACCGCTTAGAGGAATAGCAGATAAAAACAGGAAGTTGCCCATCAGGCTCACTAAACCAAAACTTTCCAAAGAAATAGTTCTAGATAGATAGGCGTTATAGAGAAAATTCAGCACATTACCCAACATGGAGGCAGCCACTAAAATCCCACCCGATACCGCATCAGTGCTTATTAAAAATCCAAATCTGCGGCCAATAAAACTTTGCCTATCAACTGATTCAACTTGCTGTTCCGCTTGAGCCTCGGCCTGTTCCTGTTGCTGTCCTAAATGCAAACCGTGAATGGTTTTTTCCCAGTAGTACGGTTTGACTATAAACTGCCATAGGGCTTTTACTGCCGCTAGGCTTACCATCAACCAGTACACAGGAATCAAAAAGACAAATTTGACCAGTTGCCACTGTTCTCGCTTGGCACAGCCAATCATGTAATAGTAGATAAATAAGAAATTACCAAAAATCAGTGAAGTCATAGCCATGTAAAAAATTGAGGCCGGATAGAGGGATTCGATAGTCGGACCAACGATGGCGTAGAGCGAAAAGTAAGCAATTGTTGCTAACCATAAAATCGGATTAATGAGCATGAAAGCAATTTTGCCCCCCACTACCAATTGAAAAATAAAAGCATGCCAACTCTGATTTTTGACAAACTGAACCGGGTGACGCATGTGAACAAAGTAAGTTTGGATATAGCCTTTAATCCATCGGGATCGTTGCCTAAACCAATTGCCTACTTTACTATTAGCCTCCTCAAGAGTTGTCGAATCAATCATGGCAGTTTTAAAACCTTCTTTAAAAAGCCTTACGCCCAAGTCACAATCTTCAGTCACATTGAAAGCATCCCAACCCTGCAGCTTTTGCAATTCTTGAGTACGGAAATGGTTGCTGGTACCGCCAAGGGGAATAGTGGTATCTATTGACTGCAAACCGGACAAGGTAATATCAAACCAAAGCGAATATTCGGCTGTAAACAGCCTGGTGAGAATATTTTGCTCAGGATTGTAGTAGTTAAGTTTGGCCTGCAAACACTTGACGTCATCCGAAGCTTTATTAAAAGCAAGATAGGCTTTTTTAAGCTGCAATGGATCAGGTTGGTCTTCTGCATCATAGATAACCAAAAATTCACCAATAGCCTGCTTAAGACCATAATTACAAGCTTTGGGTTTTGTTTTAGGTTGGGAATGAGGGACAACAATAATTCTGACATAATCAGGCAAATTTAGTTTCTCGGCAGCTTCAATCGTAACCCTGTCATCCTCTTCCAAAAGCAACTGGACATCAAGTTTATCCTTGGGCCAATCAAGCTTAGCAATTGATTTCAAAAAGTGTGGCAAAACATGAGCTTCTTTGTATAGCGGACAAAGAATGGTGTAGATGGGTAAAAGCTCTGGTTTTAAAGCTTGAATTTCTGCTTGGCTAACTGAAATTTCTGGCGGGAAATGGAGACTTTTTAAAATTAAATAGAGATTAAATAAAACATCAATAAAATAGATTGAGCTTAAAATCGCAACCACTACTTTTAATGTCTGAATAGGATTTAGGCATATGCCCACAGCCA
Coding sequences:
- a CDS encoding phosphotransferase, whose amino-acid sequence is MSKNPSKQNHFPKTVGKYRFKAIAQSCNHQTSYRYAWYENNQGRQAIAKMWSGNIPNLDRYWIANDLLFHQLFNQLSRQERLNLQKKYPNILIPKLLHFIVKPTRIVILFEKIDCVTVNKSNLSAKQKISLYENVFAYLHHLGQVQNKAVFSKLKKRGMNYNIGTFVAFAVKALLQYPKKISELWSAISIFFASTPLLLTHNELALAHRDIGDYNLLVAPGNKVYIIDFQLTVLTHPLFEIIDFLTDLWEDQDLFKLFWQSQTIQTILKTPKQKQIFKALAIYAIFLELTAVVDANQNSSLKFLHHILTI
- a CDS encoding glycosyltransferase, with amino-acid sequence MLASISIIIPVKNEQESLPVLIPRLLETLQKNFRHFEIIVVNDHSTDKSLKVLKNLNKEYPFKIITRKESSGKGKAVWVGIKAAKYQTIGFIDADLAYPPEIIPELAESIKQYDLVIGSRKYQNKQRVGKKLLASLYKFIFGTLLFNLQVDIQSGIKVFKKKIIDHIEIKPGNWSFDLEFVRRSVEAGFSIGTVEVPYHGRQHGNRKSKLFSASFELLSLSIWQRLHHVKPLYIDQNKEGVIGYKRRRFTTHTQLELHQSAITSLKHWQKLTIFLILASVAVGICLNPIQTLKVVVAILSSIYFIDVLFNLYLILKSLHFPPEISVSQAEIQALKPELLPIYTILCPLYKEAHVLPHFLKSIAKLDWPKDKLDVQLLLEEDDRVTIEAAEKLNLPDYVRIIVVPHSQPKTKPKACNYGLKQAIGEFLVIYDAEDQPDPLQLKKAYLAFNKASDDVKCLQAKLNYYNPEQNILTRLFTAEYSLWFDITLSGLQSIDTTIPLGGTSNHFRTQELQKLQGWDAFNVTEDCDLGVRLFKEGFKTAMIDSTTLEEANSKVGNWFRQRSRWIKGYIQTYFVHMRHPVQFVKNQSWHAFIFQLVVGGKIAFMLINPILWLATIAYFSLYAIVGPTIESLYPASIFYMAMTSLIFGNFLFIYYYMIGCAKREQWQLVKFVFLIPVYWLMVSLAAVKALWQFIVKPYYWEKTIHGLHLGQQQEQAEAQAEQQVESVDRQSFIGRRFGFLISTDAVSGGILVAASMLGNVLNFLYNAYLSRTISLESFGLVSLMGNFLFLSAIPLSGLSRTITNKSAYYFGKYQTAIKSYWAHIRSKVVYIGLALTALWLLTTPFLSHYFNSSSVIPFILFTPIWFIGTVAAVDSGYLSGILQFKTLAFMVAAEATSKLVFTVLLVQLGFEHWVYMAIPLSMAVSFLVGWYAAKKTKEKHIEQSPALYKFPVKFFSSSVLLKFSSVAFLSFDVILAKHYLSPSDAGHYALVALVGKMIYMIGSLFSQFVLPIVSKAEGESKASKPIFYKLFYLSSGVSLLAYLFVGLLGKYTTPLLLGSKIVPVVGLLPIYGIAIFYFTVANIIATFHQARNKHLFPTVNFMFALVQIFGIVLFHSSVSQIVWVMAIVGLANLSAMAFLHIFADALPTIWGNITDFLGLFLSVPAPEKKKLDSYKILIFNWRDTKHIWAGGAEVYVHEIAKQLVEKGHTVTVFCGNDHHNPKFETIDGVHIVRRGGFYTVYIWAFFYYLFRFKGKYDVIIDGENGIPFFTPLYAKEPIVGLVHHVHQEVFRKNLNPFSAMLATFLESQLMPWVYRNVEMITVSESSKKDMIKIGLGKKHQIAIINPGVTVCSPKNSKKTSYPSILYLGRLKAYKSIDTLIEAMVEIKQKQPKAKLTIAGFGEHKKQLKKLVKKLHLQDTVSFVGKVSEEAKYKLLTESWVFAYPSSMEGWGISVIEANACGTPVVAANVPGLRDSVSNPHTGYLVPHGDSGAFAQKITQLLTKKKLRTRMEQEAQKWAGQFSWDKSSQKLIEIIKA